TTGCGGAACAGGTCCCGCAGCGCGGGCTGAGCATCGCCGGATAGGAAATCGAGACGCAAGTAAGCCGTTCCGATTGCGTTCGCCTCCTCAGTGATCAAATGCCGGCGATCTTCGAATCGCGACGCGGCACCGGAGAACGTGAATGCGACCAGCAAGCCGAACAGGCCGAAGACAGCGGCCTCCGCCGAGGCGGCACCCTTCGCCGGCTCACCCGAGTCGCGGGCGAGCCGTGCGCGGCCTCTGCGCCAGCCGGCCTCCGACGCCGCCACCATGAGTCCGAAGAAAGCGACGGCGGACAACAACGCGATCAGCGCGAAGATCACGATCGAAACTCCGTCCAACTACTGCGGCCGCGCGTCGATCGCGACTCGGATCGTCGACGGCGCCAAGTTCACACCACCATTGAACTCGCTCGCCATAGGACTATAGTCCGGTGGCACCGAGCGGCGCGCCGCCGAGAATAGTTGCCAATCTCAACTAACCCTGCCCATCGGAGAGGCGAAAGATCATGAACGCAAAGTTGTTGGCCGCCGCGCTCGTCCTGAGCACGTTTGCGTTTTCGGCGCAGGCGCAGAAGCCGCAGATTCAGTGGAACAACAAGTATGCCTTCGACGCCGTGAAAACCTTCGCGTGGCAAGACACGCCGGAGACGTCCCTCGAAGGGCGCAACCCTTTCATGCATTCGCTGATCAAGAACACAATTGAGGCCGAGCTCGCGACGTCGGGGCTCACGGAGGTCGACGCGAATCCCGACGTCTGGGTCAACTATCACGCTTCGACGACGACCGAAACGCAGCTTCGAACGGACTCCTACGGGTATTCAATGGGCGGGTACGGCATGGCCGGATGGGGCTACTACGGCATG
This genomic interval from Gemmatimonadaceae bacterium contains the following:
- a CDS encoding DUF4136 domain-containing protein; amino-acid sequence: MNAKLLAAALVLSTFAFSAQAQKPQIQWNNKYAFDAVKTFAWQDTPETSLEGRNPFMHSLIKNTIEAELATSGLTEVDANPDVWVNYHASTTTETQLRTDSYGYSMGGYGMAGWGYYGM